Proteins found in one Bremerella volcania genomic segment:
- a CDS encoding thioredoxin-disulfide reductase: MSEKIENVIIVGSGPAGWTAAIYAARANLKPLLYEGAALQEHYDLGRGPLGQLAMTTEVENFPGFPSGDLSGYLDNAIDESLRQYMAPHQKHGVSGPELMELMRQQAKNFGTRVVTDDIVEVDFSQKPFRLKPREGEEWLKARSVIIATGARANYLGLESEGKFKNRGVSACAVCDGALPRFREKPCIVVGGGDSAIEEADYLSKYSSVVYIVHRRDKFRASQAMVDRAMENKKIEVVWNHVVTEVLGDDQNGVTGAMLESTVDDSTKQLDASGFFLAIGHTPNTDFLKGKLEMNNAGYLKWTVPFRTNTSVDGVFAAGDVADDYYRQAITAAGTGCMSALDAERWLASQGLH; this comes from the coding sequence GTGTCGGAAAAGATTGAAAACGTCATTATCGTCGGAAGTGGCCCTGCAGGATGGACTGCCGCAATCTATGCGGCTCGGGCAAATTTGAAGCCTCTTCTTTATGAAGGTGCCGCACTTCAAGAGCACTACGACCTCGGACGAGGGCCGCTGGGCCAGTTGGCGATGACAACCGAAGTCGAAAACTTCCCCGGATTTCCCTCCGGAGACCTGAGTGGCTACTTGGACAACGCCATCGACGAAAGTCTGCGGCAATACATGGCTCCGCACCAGAAGCATGGTGTCAGCGGCCCTGAACTGATGGAACTGATGCGTCAACAGGCCAAGAACTTCGGCACGCGTGTCGTGACGGATGACATCGTCGAAGTCGATTTCAGCCAAAAACCGTTCAGACTCAAGCCGCGCGAAGGGGAAGAGTGGCTCAAGGCTCGCTCGGTGATCATTGCGACCGGTGCCCGGGCGAATTACCTCGGCTTGGAATCGGAAGGCAAGTTCAAGAACCGTGGCGTGAGTGCCTGTGCGGTTTGCGATGGTGCGTTGCCCCGCTTCCGCGAAAAGCCGTGCATCGTGGTCGGTGGCGGTGACTCGGCCATCGAAGAAGCGGACTATTTGAGTAAGTACAGTTCGGTGGTCTACATCGTGCATCGTCGCGACAAGTTCCGCGCGTCGCAGGCCATGGTCGACCGAGCGATGGAAAACAAGAAGATCGAAGTCGTCTGGAATCATGTCGTGACGGAAGTCTTGGGAGACGACCAGAACGGCGTGACCGGTGCGATGCTCGAAAGCACGGTCGATGACTCCACTAAACAACTTGATGCCAGTGGGTTCTTCCTGGCGATTGGCCATACGCCTAACACGGACTTCCTGAAGGGGAAGTTGGAAATGAACAACGCTGGTTACCTCAAGTGGACCGTTCCATTCCGCACGAATACGAGCGTCGACGGCGTTTTTGCCGCTGGCGACGTAGCCGACGACTACTATCGCCAAGCGATCACGGCAGCGGGAACCGGCTGTATGTCCGCTTTGGATGCGGAAAGATGGTTAGCCTCGCAGGGCTTGCATTAA
- the ffh gene encoding signal recognition particle protein has translation MLESLQDGLQSAFRTLRGQGRLTESNMRDGLKLVENALLEADVSYDVVKAFMQEVSEKAVGQDVLKSLKPEQQLVGIVNEALIELLGGDSDPTLHLKQDVTVLMMCGLQGAGKTTTCGKLARLISKEGKKALLCAADLQRPAAVQQLHIVGKSVDTPVYSEQGATDPIAVCQNAVKHAKDNGIDVVILDTAGRLAIDEELMQQLKTIDLKVQPDKAFLVVDGMTGQDAVNSAKAFNDALDLDGVIMTKLDGDARGGALLSVKHVTGVPIKFIGTSEHMDGLDPFHPDRFASRILGMGDIQSMFEMAQREFDQEQVQKTQERLQKGQFTLDDFRKQLNQIARPGLMQKMLGLMPGMGEMTKMLQGGDHEKEMRRLGGMIDSMTPAERSDPKLIDNSRRQRIAKGSGVSPQEVNELIKQFDSMASLMKGMAGGGVGGAMDMMRKLRSGELMDPTGKMKKSKQSTGKRMTAKDVQNQKKLKKKLKKRRR, from the coding sequence ATGTTGGAATCGTTACAAGACGGCTTGCAATCAGCGTTTAGGACGCTGCGCGGACAAGGCCGACTGACCGAATCGAACATGCGGGATGGCCTGAAACTGGTCGAAAACGCCCTGCTCGAAGCGGACGTAAGTTATGACGTCGTCAAGGCTTTCATGCAGGAGGTCTCTGAAAAAGCGGTCGGCCAGGACGTTCTCAAGTCGCTCAAGCCTGAGCAGCAGCTTGTTGGTATCGTCAACGAGGCCCTGATCGAACTTTTGGGGGGCGATTCCGACCCAACCCTGCACCTGAAACAAGACGTCACCGTGCTGATGATGTGCGGTTTGCAGGGTGCCGGTAAGACGACCACGTGCGGGAAGCTGGCACGACTGATCAGCAAAGAGGGCAAAAAAGCCCTGCTCTGTGCCGCCGACCTTCAGCGCCCAGCCGCCGTCCAACAGCTTCATATCGTCGGCAAAAGCGTCGACACGCCCGTCTATAGTGAGCAGGGGGCCACCGACCCGATCGCCGTCTGCCAAAATGCCGTCAAGCATGCCAAAGACAATGGCATCGATGTCGTGATTCTCGACACGGCCGGCCGTTTGGCAATCGACGAAGAGCTGATGCAGCAGCTCAAAACGATCGACCTGAAGGTTCAGCCTGATAAGGCTTTCCTGGTGGTCGACGGTATGACCGGACAAGACGCAGTCAACAGTGCCAAGGCGTTTAACGACGCTTTGGACCTGGACGGCGTGATCATGACCAAGCTCGATGGCGATGCCCGAGGCGGTGCATTGCTGTCGGTCAAACATGTGACGGGCGTGCCGATCAAGTTTATCGGTACCAGCGAACACATGGACGGCCTCGATCCCTTCCATCCGGACCGCTTTGCGAGCCGGATCCTTGGAATGGGCGACATCCAGTCGATGTTCGAGATGGCCCAACGTGAGTTCGACCAGGAACAAGTCCAGAAGACGCAGGAACGGCTTCAAAAGGGGCAGTTCACGCTGGACGACTTCCGCAAGCAGCTCAACCAGATCGCTCGCCCCGGCCTGATGCAAAAGATGCTCGGCCTGATGCCTGGCATGGGCGAAATGACCAAGATGCTGCAAGGTGGCGACCACGAAAAAGAAATGCGCCGGTTAGGCGGGATGATCGATTCGATGACCCCGGCCGAACGCAGCGATCCCAAGCTGATCGACAACAGCCGTCGCCAGCGGATCGCCAAAGGCTCTGGAGTTTCCCCGCAAGAGGTCAACGAACTGATCAAGCAGTTCGACAGCATGGCCTCGCTGATGAAGGGAATGGCCGGTGGCGGCGTGGGCGGCGCAATGGACATGATGCGGAAGCTTCGCAGTGGCGAGCTGATGGATCCGACTGGTAAGATGAAAAAATCCAAGCAAAGCACCGGCAAACGGATGACCGCCAAGGATGTCCAGAACCAGAAGAAACTCAAGAAGAAGCTCAAAAAGCGGCGTCGTTAA
- a CDS encoding DUF1573 domain-containing protein, which translates to MFRKVWLALCLLPLLASLGMGQEWANKMFQVRTHDFGAVAKGAKVYYEFELQNIYEETVHIASVRSSCGCTSPSIKNDTLKTWEKGAIVAKLNTDSFLGHKSATVTVTIDKPFYAEVQLNVSTDIRGDLVFQPGSVQFGNVEQGEGGVAKVHVSQAGRSDWKITDVRSNDDFLGVELSETNRGGGRVGYDLVVRLKDNAPVGFISSQLALITNDSRSPSVSLPVEGKVESALNVSPSALSLGELKPGQKTEAKLIVRAKKPFRVTGISCDSDCFQFAALPEEPKKLHFIPLTFTAGSKGGTVVKKITIETDLGEGVSGESVATVVVKEGNTET; encoded by the coding sequence GTGTTTCGTAAAGTATGGCTCGCTCTGTGTCTCTTACCACTCTTGGCTTCCTTAGGCATGGGCCAGGAATGGGCCAACAAGATGTTCCAAGTTCGCACGCATGATTTTGGTGCCGTCGCGAAAGGGGCCAAAGTCTACTACGAGTTCGAACTGCAGAACATCTACGAGGAGACCGTCCATATTGCCAGTGTTCGATCGAGTTGCGGTTGTACCAGCCCTTCGATCAAGAACGATACGTTGAAGACGTGGGAGAAAGGGGCTATTGTCGCCAAGCTGAATACCGACAGCTTCCTCGGTCACAAGAGTGCGACCGTCACGGTCACGATCGACAAGCCTTTTTATGCCGAAGTTCAGTTAAACGTCTCGACCGATATTCGTGGTGATCTGGTCTTCCAGCCAGGATCGGTACAGTTTGGCAACGTCGAGCAGGGCGAAGGAGGTGTTGCGAAGGTTCACGTTTCACAAGCTGGTCGCAGCGACTGGAAAATTACCGACGTCCGCAGCAACGATGATTTCCTGGGTGTCGAATTGAGTGAAACCAACCGTGGTGGCGGCCGTGTTGGATATGATTTGGTCGTTCGCTTGAAAGACAATGCGCCAGTTGGTTTCATCTCGAGCCAGTTGGCGTTGATTACCAACGACAGTCGCAGCCCTTCGGTTTCCTTGCCGGTCGAAGGCAAAGTCGAGTCGGCATTGAACGTGAGCCCAAGTGCTTTGTCGCTCGGCGAATTGAAGCCTGGTCAGAAAACCGAAGCCAAGTTGATCGTGCGAGCCAAGAAGCCATTTCGCGTTACCGGAATTAGCTGTGACAGCGACTGCTTCCAGTTTGCGGCCCTGCCTGAAGAACCCAAGAAGCTTCACTTCATTCCACTGACGTTCACTGCGGGAAGCAAAGGTGGCACGGTCGTTAAGAAGATTACGATCGAGACCGACCTGGGTGAAGGTGTCAGTGGTGAATCGGTGGCGACCGTCGTGGTGAAAGAAGGCAACACCGAGACCTAA
- the rpsP gene encoding 30S ribosomal protein S16: MAVRIRMKKMGRAHRPFYRICAMDSRTPRDGKAIEYLGTYDPFVKEKDARVNLKSDRVDYWLGVGAQPSPKVAVLIRKYGTNGSHVAAREEALARMATKTAYVPPKVEIKEPEPEAPAAAEGENAETPAEEGAEAAAPAEGEAVEAAAEATEGGEEQPKAEG, from the coding sequence GTGGCAGTTCGCATTCGCATGAAGAAGATGGGTCGGGCACACCGTCCGTTCTATCGTATTTGCGCCATGGATTCTCGTACCCCACGAGATGGCAAGGCAATCGAGTATCTCGGTACCTACGATCCGTTCGTCAAGGAAAAGGACGCTCGGGTTAACCTGAAGTCCGATCGCGTCGACTACTGGCTCGGCGTCGGTGCTCAGCCTTCGCCGAAGGTTGCTGTTTTGATCCGTAAGTACGGCACCAATGGCAGCCACGTGGCAGCTCGCGAAGAAGCCTTGGCTCGCATGGCGACCAAGACTGCCTACGTTCCTCCTAAAGTTGAAATCAAAGAGCCTGAGCCGGAAGCTCCTGCCGCTGCTGAAGGCGAAAACGCCGAAACCCCAGCCGAAGAAGGCGCTGAAGCTGCTGCTCCTGCTGAAGGTGAAGCAGTGGAAGCCGCGGCTGAAGCAACCGAAGGCGGCGAAGAGCAGCCCAAGGCCGAAGGCTAA
- a CDS encoding thioredoxin-like domain-containing protein, producing the protein MTCLHVSPLPLLRKLALFAAVLLLVGCGSSSTHPFAMAEEQQPAASKEVAADDEPAAKEKEVEHPFRARIPAPEFPKDMEWMNTEGPLELKDLKGKYVLLDFWTYCCINCIHILPELKKLEHEFPNQLVVVGVHSAKFDTEKEAKNISEAILRYEIEHPVVNDDEMKIWNSFSVSSWPTMYLIDPEGNVVYLRRGEFKADDIREVLNRSMPYYRNNGSLDETPIQFDLLAYNQQPTQLRFPGKILADEKSNRLFISDSNHNRIVVTSLDGQLQDVIGSGEVGSADGGYASAQFDHPQGMALIQDTLYVADTENHLIRKVDLKEKQVSTIAGVGEQARNNWPGVGESATISSLPDRFVGLPKTTAINSPWDLWSHGDSLYIAMAGPHQIWKMTLDEKEIGPYAGNGREDIVDGSLLPPVPYQQGYSSFAQPSGLTSDGKSLFVADSEGSSIRAVPFDPEGSVRTVIGTAHLPYGRLFSFGDVDGPPKTAKLQHALGVCYVDGVIYTADTYNNKIKAVDATTGDVKTIAGTGEPGIANDPAQFDEPAGISHAAGKLYIADTNNHMIRVMDLETKETSTLEIKGLKPMPVKKRPEVPEGAIQK; encoded by the coding sequence ATGACTTGCCTGCATGTTTCTCCCTTACCACTTCTGCGCAAGCTAGCCCTGTTTGCTGCTGTATTGCTACTGGTTGGCTGTGGTAGCTCGTCAACACATCCATTTGCGATGGCGGAAGAGCAACAACCAGCCGCATCCAAGGAAGTAGCAGCTGATGACGAGCCTGCTGCCAAGGAAAAGGAAGTCGAGCATCCCTTCCGCGCCCGCATACCAGCTCCTGAGTTCCCCAAAGACATGGAGTGGATGAACACCGAGGGTCCCCTGGAACTCAAGGACCTCAAAGGGAAGTACGTCCTGCTCGATTTCTGGACATACTGCTGCATTAACTGCATTCATATCCTCCCAGAGCTTAAGAAGTTAGAGCACGAATTCCCGAACCAGTTGGTCGTGGTTGGCGTTCACTCGGCCAAGTTTGATACGGAAAAAGAAGCCAAAAACATCAGCGAAGCGATCCTGCGATACGAGATCGAACACCCTGTCGTCAATGACGACGAGATGAAGATCTGGAACAGCTTCAGCGTCAGCAGTTGGCCTACCATGTACCTGATCGATCCCGAAGGTAATGTTGTCTACCTTCGTCGTGGAGAGTTCAAAGCGGACGACATTCGCGAGGTGCTCAATCGATCGATGCCCTACTATCGAAACAATGGCTCGCTCGACGAAACTCCGATCCAGTTCGATCTATTGGCCTACAACCAGCAGCCCACCCAACTGCGTTTTCCGGGGAAGATTTTGGCGGACGAAAAGTCGAATCGGTTGTTCATCTCCGACAGCAATCACAACCGAATCGTCGTCACTTCGCTCGATGGTCAACTTCAGGATGTGATTGGTAGCGGCGAGGTCGGCTCCGCCGACGGCGGCTACGCATCGGCACAGTTCGATCATCCTCAAGGGATGGCCCTCATACAGGACACTTTGTATGTCGCCGACACCGAAAACCACCTCATTCGCAAAGTTGATCTGAAAGAGAAGCAGGTTTCGACGATCGCAGGCGTGGGCGAGCAAGCCCGAAACAATTGGCCAGGCGTGGGGGAAAGCGCCACCATATCAAGCCTGCCGGATCGATTCGTAGGATTGCCCAAGACGACCGCAATCAACAGTCCCTGGGATCTTTGGTCGCATGGCGACAGCCTCTACATCGCCATGGCGGGTCCGCACCAGATCTGGAAAATGACACTCGACGAGAAAGAAATCGGCCCCTACGCAGGCAACGGTCGCGAAGACATCGTCGACGGTTCGCTACTCCCACCGGTACCATATCAGCAAGGATACTCGTCCTTCGCACAACCCTCTGGCCTCACCTCGGATGGAAAGTCGTTATTCGTGGCCGATAGCGAAGGAAGCTCGATCCGTGCCGTACCATTCGATCCTGAAGGAAGCGTGCGAACCGTGATCGGCACCGCCCATTTGCCTTACGGCCGCTTGTTCAGCTTCGGCGATGTGGACGGCCCTCCCAAAACTGCAAAACTACAACATGCTCTGGGCGTCTGTTACGTTGACGGCGTCATCTACACGGCCGACACCTACAACAACAAGATTAAAGCCGTCGATGCGACGACTGGCGACGTCAAGACAATCGCCGGGACAGGCGAGCCAGGCATTGCCAACGATCCGGCTCAATTCGACGAACCAGCCGGTATTTCGCACGCCGCAGGCAAGCTTTACATCGCCGATACGAATAACCATATGATTCGCGTCATGGATCTTGAGACCAAAGAGACTTCCACCCTGGAGATCAAAGGGTTGAAGCCAATGCCGGTGAAGAAGCGTCCCGAAGTACCGGAGGGGGCGATTCAGAAGTGA
- the trmD gene encoding tRNA (guanosine(37)-N1)-methyltransferase TrmD gives MRFDVLTLFPEIFTGYLGESLLNKAIDKQLVEAHVHNLRDWANDKHNRVDDRPFGGGPGMVIRVQPVVEAIEQIQPLGEMPGRLILLSPQGRTLNQPLVEELAQQQRLTMICGRYEGFDQRVIDLLQPEEISLGDFVLNGGEVAAMAIIDSVIRLIPGVLGDEQSAVDDSFSEGNRLLEFPQYTRPREYRGLNVPEVLLGGNHQEILAWRKQQSLEKTKMRRADLLDQHSDDAHDNKR, from the coding sequence ATGCGGTTCGATGTCCTCACGTTGTTTCCAGAGATCTTCACCGGCTATCTCGGTGAAAGCCTGCTCAACAAGGCCATCGACAAACAGTTAGTCGAGGCCCACGTCCACAACCTGAGGGACTGGGCAAACGACAAACACAATCGAGTCGACGACCGCCCCTTTGGCGGCGGACCAGGAATGGTCATCCGCGTACAGCCAGTCGTCGAGGCGATCGAACAAATCCAGCCACTGGGCGAGATGCCAGGCCGGTTGATTTTGCTGAGCCCCCAAGGGCGAACGCTCAATCAACCACTGGTCGAGGAGCTTGCCCAGCAGCAACGGCTGACCATGATATGCGGCCGCTACGAAGGTTTCGATCAACGCGTGATCGACCTTCTGCAGCCGGAAGAGATTTCGCTGGGAGATTTCGTCCTCAACGGAGGCGAAGTCGCCGCGATGGCAATCATCGACTCGGTGATTCGCCTGATCCCTGGCGTGCTCGGCGACGAGCAAAGTGCCGTGGACGATTCCTTCAGCGAAGGCAATCGTCTGCTCGAGTTTCCGCAGTACACGCGGCCTCGAGAATATCGCGGCTTGAATGTTCCGGAGGTTCTTCTCGGTGGCAATCATCAGGAGATCCTTGCCTGGAGAAAGCAACAGTCGCTGGAAAAGACCAAGATGCGGCGAGCCGACCTGCTGGACCAGCACTCGGACGACGCCCATGACAATAAACGTTAA
- the rplS gene encoding 50S ribosomal protein L19, which produces MSQDLMNKVEAAYQKSDVDFFEIGDTVEVHTKILEGQKERIQKFIGTVIAKSGSGTREMFTVRRIVAGEGVEKKFPLHSPQIAKVEVTRRSVVRRAKLYYLRDRVGKATRLRERRV; this is translated from the coding sequence ATGAGCCAAGATTTGATGAACAAGGTCGAAGCGGCCTACCAGAAGTCTGACGTCGATTTCTTCGAGATCGGCGATACCGTCGAGGTCCACACCAAGATCCTCGAAGGTCAGAAGGAACGTATCCAGAAATTCATCGGTACCGTCATCGCCAAGAGTGGCAGCGGCACCCGTGAAATGTTCACCGTTCGCCGCATCGTGGCTGGCGAAGGTGTTGAAAAGAAGTTCCCACTCCACAGCCCGCAGATTGCCAAGGTGGAAGTCACGCGTCGCAGCGTCGTCCGCCGAGCCAAGCTGTACTACCTCCGCGATCGCGTTGGTAAGGCAACCCGCCTGCGAGAACGCCGCGTCTAA
- a CDS encoding carbon starvation CstA family protein codes for MSTLIVAVLSFVGFIVAYNTYGRWLSHRLFELDDNNEPPSKQLQDDVDFCPTDRQVVFGHHFTSIAGTGPIVGPAIAVFWGWLPALLWVVFGSIFVGAVHDLGALIISLRNRGQTVGEIAGRMINKRAKFLFLIVLAAALMVVLAIFGLVVAVIFAEYPQTVLPVWISMPIAIALGIYARRKDAHLLVPSLVALVIVYASILVGVYYLPIDLAAILPSILGADLASSDYLSPLMIWTVILLIYCFVASVLPVWLLLQPRDYVNSHQLIVALVLLFIGLLVASATGAADLAKSTPAVATEMPAGAPPIFPFLFITIACGACSGFHCLVSSGTSSKQVEKETDAQYIGYGAMLLEGGLAVIVILACCAGVGMGIFEGSKTADGSYVYTAMTDAEGVPLTGQAAWETRYAISKNWSDFKLPNLVAAFVEGGANFLTSLGIPLEIGISIIAVLVANFAATTLDTATRLQRYVLQELFVSTPVTKPLAGKYAATAVAVLSALAIAVFADKVPGKGGTLLWPLFGAMNQLLAGLAMMVTAFYLWRRSKPIWFVTIPMIAMLILPALAMYYNIFSESGYWAKQQWLLLVLGFGVLVLQAWMLFEAIVMWPRVKGVLEEALPPLPEKKPTVAADNLQ; via the coding sequence ATGTCGACGCTAATTGTTGCGGTTCTGTCATTCGTTGGCTTTATTGTTGCCTATAACACCTATGGGCGTTGGCTATCGCACCGGCTGTTTGAACTCGATGACAACAACGAACCACCAAGCAAACAACTGCAAGACGACGTCGACTTCTGCCCAACCGATCGGCAAGTTGTCTTCGGCCACCATTTCACCAGCATCGCTGGCACCGGCCCGATTGTGGGACCGGCGATTGCTGTCTTTTGGGGATGGCTACCCGCTCTGCTGTGGGTCGTCTTCGGTTCGATCTTTGTCGGTGCGGTTCACGACCTGGGGGCATTGATTATCTCCCTTCGCAACCGTGGACAAACGGTCGGCGAAATTGCAGGCCGCATGATCAACAAGCGTGCCAAGTTCCTGTTTCTGATCGTGCTCGCCGCCGCGCTGATGGTGGTTCTGGCGATCTTTGGTTTGGTTGTGGCGGTTATTTTCGCCGAGTATCCCCAAACCGTTTTGCCGGTTTGGATCAGCATGCCCATCGCGATTGCGTTGGGAATCTATGCTCGCCGGAAAGACGCTCACCTCCTGGTTCCATCGCTGGTAGCTCTCGTCATCGTTTACGCTTCGATCCTGGTGGGGGTCTACTACCTACCGATCGACCTTGCTGCAATCCTGCCCAGTATCCTGGGGGCCGACCTTGCATCAAGTGACTACCTGAGCCCCTTAATGATTTGGACCGTCATTCTGCTGATCTACTGCTTTGTCGCTTCGGTGCTGCCCGTTTGGTTGTTGCTGCAACCTCGCGACTACGTGAATAGTCATCAGTTGATTGTCGCCTTGGTTCTGCTGTTTATTGGGCTTTTAGTGGCGAGTGCGACCGGTGCAGCAGACTTGGCCAAGTCAACGCCCGCAGTGGCAACGGAAATGCCGGCCGGGGCACCGCCGATCTTTCCGTTCCTGTTTATTACGATTGCCTGCGGTGCGTGCAGCGGCTTTCACTGCCTGGTCAGTAGCGGCACCTCGAGCAAGCAAGTTGAAAAAGAAACCGACGCCCAGTACATCGGCTACGGGGCGATGCTTTTGGAAGGGGGCTTGGCCGTTATCGTGATCCTGGCTTGCTGCGCGGGTGTCGGCATGGGGATCTTTGAAGGGAGCAAAACAGCGGACGGATCGTACGTTTACACCGCCATGACCGATGCCGAGGGTGTTCCCTTGACCGGCCAAGCGGCCTGGGAAACGCGCTACGCGATCTCCAAGAACTGGAGCGATTTCAAATTGCCGAATCTGGTAGCGGCTTTCGTCGAAGGGGGAGCCAACTTCCTCACTTCGCTAGGCATACCCTTGGAAATCGGGATTAGCATCATCGCTGTGCTCGTTGCGAATTTCGCCGCCACGACACTCGATACGGCTACTCGTTTGCAGCGTTATGTACTGCAGGAATTGTTCGTATCGACGCCAGTGACGAAGCCTCTTGCCGGCAAGTATGCCGCAACCGCCGTCGCGGTGCTTTCCGCACTCGCGATCGCCGTATTTGCCGACAAAGTACCCGGTAAAGGTGGGACGTTACTCTGGCCGCTATTTGGTGCCATGAACCAGTTGCTCGCCGGCCTGGCAATGATGGTCACGGCATTCTATCTCTGGCGCCGCAGCAAACCGATCTGGTTCGTTACGATTCCGATGATCGCGATGCTCATCTTGCCCGCCTTGGCAATGTACTACAACATCTTCAGCGAGTCAGGCTACTGGGCCAAACAGCAGTGGCTGCTGCTCGTGCTGGGCTTTGGCGTGCTCGTCTTACAAGCCTGGATGCTGTTCGAGGCCATCGTGATGTGGCCACGCGTGAAGGGAGTTTTGGAAGAAGCCCTTCCGCCGCTACCTGAGAAGAAGCCCACGGTAGCCGCCGACAACTTGCAATAA
- a CDS encoding GNAT family N-acetyltransferase, with translation MAGLNPLQIAETIESNDTEFCSHWAQSSEVELAKEKHWYRLTSGIAHPYFNSVFEANIPPEQLTEAIDEAIAPFRERSLPMAWWVGPKSQPASLGQMLVGHGFEHVACEAAMAIRPFDADYERASEEVEVQAVTSITDLRTWVEIMTGVYGLPEFTQEPWFRILKQAGLGSRKKLQHFMAIVDGEVAGVGSIFYGIQAAGIYNIAVLPEFRGQGVASTLTISLLSLIDERGVDLATLCASRKAESLYRQIGFRRYGELNCYAWMPH, from the coding sequence TTGGCAGGTCTGAATCCCTTACAAATTGCCGAGACGATTGAGTCAAACGATACCGAGTTCTGTAGTCACTGGGCACAGTCGTCTGAGGTGGAACTCGCCAAGGAGAAACACTGGTATCGATTGACCAGTGGGATAGCACATCCCTATTTCAACAGCGTGTTTGAGGCGAACATCCCGCCTGAGCAACTTACCGAAGCGATCGATGAAGCAATCGCTCCATTCCGCGAAAGAAGTCTGCCGATGGCGTGGTGGGTGGGCCCCAAGTCGCAGCCGGCAAGTCTTGGTCAGATGCTAGTCGGCCATGGATTTGAACACGTGGCTTGTGAAGCAGCGATGGCAATCCGTCCGTTCGATGCGGACTACGAACGTGCCAGCGAGGAGGTCGAGGTTCAAGCCGTTACCTCGATAACGGACCTGCGTACTTGGGTGGAAATCATGACCGGCGTGTACGGTTTGCCAGAATTCACCCAAGAACCTTGGTTCCGGATTCTCAAGCAGGCAGGGCTAGGCAGCCGGAAGAAACTGCAGCATTTCATGGCGATTGTGGACGGAGAAGTCGCTGGCGTGGGATCCATTTTCTATGGAATCCAGGCCGCGGGAATCTACAACATCGCCGTTTTGCCTGAGTTTCGAGGGCAGGGGGTTGCCTCGACATTGACGATCTCATTGCTTTCATTGATCGATGAACGAGGTGTCGACTTGGCAACGCTCTGCGCGTCACGGAAGGCCGAGTCGTTGTATCGTCAGATCGGCTTTCGCCGCTACGGAGAACTGAATTGCTACGCTTGGATGCCTCACTAG